tgtggtaaactcctcaatgccattggatgaatcccagaacatattccagtaaaacagtcctgtagagtagcatccgcttcatcggaccacttccgaATTGAGcatgtcactggtacttcctgtttgttcTTGCTtggaagcaggaatcaggagcataaagttatggtcagatttgccaaatagagggcgagggagagcgtTGTATGTGTCTCTATCTGGAGTAAAtgtgatctagagttttttttccaTTCTAGTTGCataggtgacatgctggtagaaacgaggtaaaacggatttcagttttcctgcattaaaatcaccggcCACTGGGAGTGCTACCTCTGGATGAGTATTTTCTTGTTGGCTTATGGTCCTATATAGcacgttgagtgcggtcttagtgccagcatcggtttgtggtggtaaatagacagctacgaaaaatatagatgaaaactctcttggtaaatggTATGGTCTACACAGCGTATCAtaaggtattctaactcaggcgagcggaacctcgagacttccttaatattagagattgcacgcctgctgttgttaacaaagagacacgcCCTTAAGTTTACGAGACGCTGCCGTTCTGTCCTGCTGGTGCATAGGGAAAAAACTGTTGAATTGACATAAACCATGTCCTCGTTCAGCCACggactccgtgaagcataggatattacagttcctcaggtcccgttgataggatagtctcgcacggagctcgtccagtttgttctccagtCATTGTACATTCACCAATAGAACAGAGGGTAGAGGAGGTTTATTTAATCACTGCCGTAGTTTCGTCGGAGTGCCCCCACGTCGGCTTTTATATCGCCGTCTTTTCATATTTGGGTAAAATAGACTAAACTTCCCCTGCTATTATCCTTTTATTTTTAGATTCATAATAGGGATAATAATGAATGAATTGCTGATTCAGAACTGAATTAAAGATAAGAAGCCAGGGAAGATAACATCTAGATAAAGTTTGGTTACATCAATGAAAAATACTTGACAATATTCAACACAGCATGCAATACAGCGGTGATCCAGATGCATTTTCATTCAATTCAGGTCGTTATTGTAAAACATAATTGATTTATTCTTGATGACttgcctggctaaataaaggcgcaataaataaaataaagtaatAACCGAATTtactgaatttaaatggaattgtcTCTGTCGTTTTAGCTCATACCTGTCTGATGCGCTCCTCGATCTCCACGGTCTTCCAGGTCTTGGCAGAGGGGACACTTCCCTGTGTCGCCACCCGCTTGCCCACCATGACCTTTGACCTGACATTCAGGCTGGGCCGCTTAGAATATGGGCTGGTACTGGGAGctgagagagtcacacacacaacgCAGTGACTCGGATTCAATTCAATTCAGGAATCCAATGTTGCCAAAGAgggtttagggtcacttagaaatgtgttTCTTTTCGAAaggaaagcacattttttgtccattgaaatatcatcaaattgatcagaattaCAGTAGACAGCTggaaaacgacagatttttttatggaatatctacacaggtgtttagaggcccattatcagcaaccatcactcctatgttccaatggcacgttgagTTAGCTAATCTaactttatcattttaaaaggctaattgatcattagaaaaccctgtcgcaattatgttagcacagctgaaaactgttgttctgattaaagaagcaataaaactggacttctttagactagttgaatatctaGAGCATCCACATTTGTGGGTtcattacaggctcaaaatggccagaaacaaagcactttctccTGAAACACGTCAGTCGATTCTTGTTCTGGGAAATGAAAGCTATTCCACGcgggaaattgccaagaaactgaagatctggtaaaACGCTGTGTCCTACTCCCTTCTCAGAACAGCacaaacgggctctaaccagaatagaaagaggagtgggaggccccggtgcacaactgagcaagaggacaagtacattagagtgtctagtttgagaaacagacacttcacaagttctcaactggcagcttcattaaatagtacccgcaaaacaccagtctcaacgtcaacagtgaagagatcaGAAAtacagaggtgactctgggatgctggccttctaggcaaagttCCTCTGTCCGGtgtcttaatcttttctttttatagGCCAGTATGAAATATGGATGTttatttgcaactctgcctagaaggccagcatcccggagtcacctcttcactgttgaagagGCAACTCTTCACATTAACAATGtcttcactgtatttctgatcaatttgatgtcattttaatggacagaaaatgtgcttttctttcaaaaacaaggaaatgtctaagtgaccccaaacttttgaatggtagtgtacagtgTAAAATTGAAAGATAGGTAAGGAGTACAGGaggttgctgaggggaggatggctcataataatggtggAACGAAGAAAATGGAATGGCTTCAAACACATGGAAATAATGTGTTCTGATGtagttgataccattccactgattccactccagccattaccacgagcctgtcctccccaattcaggtgccaccaacctcctgtgctaagGAGGGGAAGTAATATACACAAAATTAAACCAGGAACTGAAATTATGTACGTTGTTCAGATGTTACACAGACATTGCTCACCATTGGGTTTGATGTACTTCATCAGCTGCTTGGGCTGCAGGCCCACCAGATGGGCCGCCTTGGCGTAGTAGGTGATCACGTGACCCCTGCTCTTGTCCTGATGCGGCGCCACCCGCAACACATGACGCAGCGACTTCTTATGGTAATAcctgggtggagacagagagactcaaAGAACGAGAACTTAAGCTGACATTTTATTTTGGGGCTTTGTTCTTCATATTTTGTCATCAGCAACAGTTTACTCAAATTATTTACTCTAATATTTATTCTCACAATAAACCTCACAATTCTTGGGACCTCCCGAGGGGCGCAGCTGTGTAAGGCACTATATCGCGGTGCTTGAGGCGGCACTAcagatcccaggctgtgtcacaaccggctgtcactgggagtccaatagggcggcgcAAAACTGTCCCAGCATTGTATGGgttgggggagggtttggccaggggccTTTACTTGCCTCATCGCGTACtcgcgactccttgtggcgggccgggcacctaCAGGCTGACTTTGGTCGTCAGTTCAaccgtgtttcctccgacacattggtgcggctggcttccgggtcaagtgggtgggtgggtcatgtttcggaggacacatgactcgaccttcgcgtCTCCTGAGCCTGTTGAGGAGTTGCAGCGaagagacaagatagtaattggatcgtaattggatatcacgaaatcggggagaaaaggggggtatATCTTTTTTAAATATAGAAAAAATAATTTGAAAAATCTTGCATACATGTAGTGCCTGACCAGAAGTACTGCTAGTGTATATTTTCAGAGAACGTTTGTATTTTACCGAACTATCTCCCCAGTGGCACTGCTGGGAATGAGGCCCGCGTTCAGCATCTGATTCAAGGCTTTGTAGAATACAGAGTCTGACTGATCCACACTCTGAGATGGGTCAGGGGACTctgctacagggagagagagagggagagaaagagaaagaatggagagagagggggaggtttgatagagagggaaaggggaagaaCAGAGGGTGACaatggagagggatagaaagggagagattaagggaggaggagtagagggagcAGTTGGCACCTGTTTCATTGGCTTGAAAAAATGACGTCATTGTGAACATGTGCATGCCATCTAAAATCTGTCGAAACACACTTTTCTCTCTTACAGGCTTTTTACCGTTTATACACCTGGCGAACTTCTGACTGTCTGTCATCACACACAGAAAGTCTTGAAAACCTACCTCACCATCTCCTAGaaacaaatcacattttaatTATTGTTCCTTGCAATACAACTACAGAtagctttcatatgttctacTAGGGATGGGGATTTGAAAGAACGTCTGTGTTGGAGTACTCTCATCAAAATAATTTTGAGTCATCAAGTTATTGCATGTTAGCGTGAAACGGGGCTGATGGCAAAAAAATTATCCTATTGGATCTTCCAATTAAGCCTGTGGTTGTTCTGATACACaactgaaaatgtaatttaacatAATTACTGCACTTGACATATTCCACACACATTTAAAAGTTTGAAATGTTCTCTGTGCTTATACATTGTACCTGATAAATAGCTGCATTTGTACATTTTTGAGTATTTGTTAATAAGTAATTGAGTACAAACCTTGAATCGACTATTCACACCCACCCCATATTCTACCCGTCTTTGATTTCACAAACATCTGAAAGGCTAGTTTGGAGTTTCAAATGTATTGGAAGCAGGTTATAAAGGCATTTCACATTCAGTGGAACATGTTAGAATTGCAAATGGAATGTTTTCATCTTGTGAAATTTCCAATAGCGTCATTCCTTGATCCTGCATTGGGTTACATTGCATGTGTATGTCCTTGTGAGTGACCTCACCGTCATAGTCGGCCCTATGTAGGGCAGCCTCAGTCTGCTCGGGGCTGAGTCTCATGTTTACTGTGTCCAATAGGGAAGAGAGACCCACTACGTCGATGCAGCCATGACTATCGGTGGCAAACAGCTTAAAGACAGCCTGGAAAGCtatgggataggatagaataggaaattATTAATTTGATTGTCCCCGAGGAGAAAACAAACTCCTTCTGGTTGAAAATGGCTGGTTTGTACACTGATGACGGTCCTATAACCAAAACTTAAGCTTGAGATCCCTTAAATACACCATTTTTCCGATTGTATTATTTTTCTGTTTGTGCTACTGGAATTAACTAACCTTCTTTTCATTTTAAATTCTTTCGACAGGCATGCATAGCGATTGACACTCATTTAAAGTATAGAAATGATTGTGTTTGTCTTTTTTCACTATTGGCGCCACAAGGTGAATTTTGTCACCTTCAACTTGAGCATCCGACAGTGGCTCCTCTGCAACCATGGTTGCCAAGTCCTTGAGCTGACCCACACCCCTGTTGGTCAGAGCCATGGTGTGACATTGGTAAGTAAGAAGGGACATTGTCATCAAACAGTTCTAAAATTCTAAAACCTCTTTATATTCAATAATACCGACTCAGCACTGTTGGCATACTTGCTCAATGAATCTCTCCTAGATtcctcgcctcctctctcctcgtctccttgcCAAGACGCCTTGAAGGAGAAGGTGCGAGAGGAGGTACCttggaccttctcctccaatacaATTGACAAGGAGGTGAGGAAATAGGATGTGAAAATTGCAGGAAGACAAATTGAGGTAAGAGATGTAGTTTCAAAAATTTGGAATGATAAAACAGACTGCActttacactgagtgtacgaaacattgaggacaccttcctaatattttgtCCCCCCCAGAAACTCCAGAAAGTTGAGTGAAATTCAGTCTCGTGCTTTTCTATGCAGGCTGATACTTCTTCAGCGCtacagcttagagggaacattgatgctggcccatgttgactccaatgctttccacagttgtgtcaagttggctggatgtcctttgggtagtggaccattcttgatacacacaggaaactgttgagtgtgaaaaccccagcagagatgcagttcttgacacaaaccggtgtacctgacacctactaccataccccgttcaaaggcacttaaatattgttgtcttgcccattcaccctctgaaaggcacacatacacaatccatggatcaaggcttaaaaatcctttaacatgtctcctcaacttcatcgacactgattgaagtggattgacattgataaggacctggtcagtctgtcacgaaaagagcaggtgtccttaatgttttgtacgaTCCATTGGAGGAGTAGAGGCCTGGTAGCAAATAATGCTTGTCTGATTCATGTTGTTCTGATCAAAATTCTGAAGAACAAAACAACGCATACTCACAGAGAATCTAGGACTTCCTTCAAGTCTGAGGTTATCCTGTTGGGGTCTATGTCTCTGCTGCCCTGACCCACAGGGTTTTGGGTGCCCTAGAAATACAAGTGATAGGTGAATTATTTaggaaatgtttattttttttataaaaaaatgttGTAATTATTGTTATATCAATAACCTGTTTTTTTTCTCCAGTAGAATATGTTTGTCTTATTATATCAATAGCCTATCTTTGTCTTACTTTTTACTTTTTCACCAACATAATAAAAAGGCTAAATAGTGGGAAATGTATGTTACTAGCCTAACCTTCATCCTGCCTGCTGGGGTCTCTCTCATTGTGACAGGTATGGGATGGTTCATGCTTCTCAGATAAGCTCACATAGGGCGTTGACCCTGCAGGAAGGACAATTGGATAGTTTTAGTGCAGTGATGGGAGTATAAAATTATATCTAAACCATGACGTCACAACCAGACCTACATCATAGAGGTCCTATTAAATGACGTATTCTTGATCCTAATTCTATTGCCTAAAAAAATACGTTCAAAATAAGCTTGCGATCTAAAAATGAAAACGCTGAAATAAACGCTGAAATGACCACATTGGTTACTTGTAGGCCTTCTAAAGTTAACGATCAGAATTGCCCATTGTGTGTTCTCACGTTGAGAGTAAAAGGAATGGTTTCCAACATCACTTCCCAAAGCACCTCTTATAGAAACAATCGAAGGGACTCAGGTTCTCACAGCCATTTCATTTGCACTAATTTTGGGGACACAAGTGTCATATGACGTACGCATCAGTGACGTTTCTTATTTATTCGACAAAAGTTGCAGAAATCCCAATTACTCCGTCTCGCACCTGCCGTTTTATCGTGAACATTTTtttcctcaacaacaacaaaaagtgttACAAAAGCATAATACTGTATCTAATGTAGGTTCATTGTCCTGTCATGGCAAAAGTCATTTTTTATAATCATAAAAAATGTTTAACTAGGCTATGACACTTGATAGTCAAACTATCATCGCTGTAGAACAAGTTTCTCAGAGACCTTTGCATAAACCTTGTTCAATACCATTCATCAGATGCGTAATTTGTTTAGTCTGGCTCAAAATGTCAGAAAATGAGAATAGGATAATTCTATATATTCAGTGGAGACATCACCATTTCTATCCTTTGTTCTCCGCTAAAACCCTTACATTTGGAATAATAATTTAGCCTGCGGGGTAAGGCATTTCATTTCGTGATCAGAATTTAATAACCTTTTTTTTGTCTCCAAAATTATAAGAATATTCTGCATTAAGTTCCTTTTCATTTTATTTGTATATATAGCCTACCATTAGTCTTTACCATTCATCTTAATAAAGCTAATAACTCACCAAAAAATTTTTATTGAGAAATAATGCATTTACTGTATATTTACTATATATATAAAAGCCTATGTGTTATGGCATGAAGGATATATCATTTTTCAGAGCACATTGCAAGGGCTAAATGGCAGATTATTATGCCAAGGTAAATGCTCATTCATTTTAACAAAATGTAGCCTATACTTTTTTATGATAcactctatttaaaaaaaaaattgataGGATATTTTGATATGATGATATGTCTTCAAGTCTTGTCTTGCCAGAACTGGACGAAGTGTATTGACTTTCATCACATTTTATTTTGTTGAGGGTCAAAATACTAATATAGGCCTACACTCAACTATACTTAGACTTGTGTCTCAAACcacttttaaatgtttttctACAACATCTATTTGAAGCAGTAATACTCACAGCTTTATTTCTAGGTGTCTGGCATTGCCCTTATTGTCAATGGGTCAATGTCGCTCACGAAATACACAGAGCTAGCGACTTTCACCGGCAGTGGTCTGTCCCGCACCTCCATGTTGCTTATCGCATACGGCATCATCGTAGTGGGCATCACAGTCTCGGTCATCTTCCTTGGGTGCTTCGGGGCGCGGATCGACAGTCGCTCCCTTGGGGCCGCAGTGAGTAACATCCAATTAATTAGACCTACTGCATTTTTGCCCTGTAACCAATGTTAGCATTATAGCCCCTTAAAGTTCCAGTGCAGTCCAActtgattttcctgtgttttatatatatttccacgcTATGAGGTTGGATTCATACTTtggaattgtgaaaatgatgataatgccgttttagtgtaagagctgttagAAAAGACttgaaatgtcagcctgttttggaTGAGATGGGGTTTTGGCCTTTCAAGATGACATCACCATGAGGTAAATTAGTTAATTGACCAATAAGAAAaaaagttccaaacctctctaccCATaacagcaaatgttcagtttcccctccccactcaaaccactcccagacagtcctagcaaaattattgcttgGGAAATAGCTTTTTGCTAAGAAActatttaaaaacatgtttttaaaactattttaatTGAAAGCAATCACAGTatggtacttaattgttacccagaaatcaTTTGATATTAAGATTTTTTTAAAGGCTGCTTTGGACCTTTAAAGCTAATTATTTTGGATACCATGAGTGCAGGCTGAATCAGGTTGGAATCAACACCTTGTGGTCATCAGGACCAGAATTAAAGAAAGCTCCATGAGCTTGCAATACTCAGCAGCatacaccctgcataccactgctggcttgcttctgaagctaagcagcgttggtcctggtcagttcctggatgggagaccagatgctgctggaagtggttttggagggccagtaggaggcactctttcctctggtctaaaataatatcccaatgccccagggcagtgattggggacactgccctgtgtagggtgctgtctttcggatgggtgtcctgactctctgaggtcattaaagatcccatggctggaaaataataaacatattataaaaaaataattaaaaaaagatcccatggcacttattgtaagagtaggggtgttaaccccggtgtcctggctaaattcccaatctggccctcaaactatcatggtcgcctaataatccccagtttacaattggctcattcatccctctcccctgtaactattccctaggtcgttgctgcaaatgagaatgtgttctcagtcaacttacctggtaaaataatgaataaataaatacaataatttgCAATAACACGTTTTCTTTGCTCTGCCATGTAATAATGCTGAGATCCTTGTCATGGTCCTGACTATGGAGATTGTAGCAGGGATTTCCCTGTAATGTCCTTCAAAGTAAGGTGATATATGTCAATTGTGTGTTGCATTTTGCAAATGTTTTTCAGTATTGAAGATAAATATTTCACAATAAACAGCAGTGCTTCTCGAGTTCCCAAGCATTTTGTTGGGCAGGAAGCTACGCCCCTCTGCCTAGCTCTGCTGCCCCCTACTTCAAAGCCCACAATAGTTTCAATAGGAAAGGTTTGTGGTTGCTGCTGCAATTGTTACATCTAAAGCCTCTGTGCGGCGCCTTGGACGAAATAGTGGGGAACCGATGAGCTATTTTGGTGAATGTGCTGTATAATTGCAAATGTAATTCATTATGTCCTATACTGCCCTCTGCAGGTGGATGAGACAATCAAAAAGAAAGCCCGCTCCGTGATCTCAGCGTGAAGAACAGACCTGTCATAGATGATGTTCAGGATGAGGTGACACAGTTACCACAGCTTTATTCAACCATTGGCCTATCACTATTGACGAGAACAATGATCACCTGTTGTATCCGTCAGTGACTGCTGTGATGCATTATGAAAAAGGAAATCCATCCATTGGaagttgtatatatatatatgccatttagcgacgcttttatccaaagcggcttacagtcatgtgtgcatacattctacgtatgggtggtcccggggatcgaacccactaccctggcgttacaagcgccatgctctaccaactgagctacagaaggaccactattaCACGCAACtgtaatatagtgtaatatagtcTGACATTGgttggacctgtgtgtgtgtgtgtgttttgcatgtgtgtgtgtgtgtacttcatATGTTGCCCTGtatgttgctgtgttgctgttgcAGTACCACTGCTGTGGTGCAGAGA
The sequence above is drawn from the Oncorhynchus gorbuscha isolate QuinsamMale2020 ecotype Even-year linkage group LG11, OgorEven_v1.0, whole genome shotgun sequence genome and encodes:
- the LOC124047637 gene encoding EF-hand calcium-binding domain-containing protein 3-like, which translates into the protein MNHPIPVTMRETPAGRMKGTQNPVGQGSRDIDPNRITSDLKEVLDSLGVGQLKDLATMVAEEPLSDAQVEAFQAVFKLFATDSHGCIDVVGLSSLLDTVNMRLSPEQTEAALHRADYDGDGEVGFQDFLCVMTDSQKFARCINAESPDPSQSVDQSDSVFYKALNQMLNAGLIPSSATGEIVRYYHKKSLRHVLRVAPHQDKSRGHVITYYAKAAHLVGLQPKQLMKYIKPNAPSTSPYSKRPSLNVRSKVMVGKRVATQGSVPSAKTWKTVEIEERIRQLSIKYPGKETKDMITPVKIKVDLQVKDRERLTYDNINQIRIKSKEGLNTYLETLSQYKQRDSWDSWGSLQSYHNSLGHNAFSDTFSTYSWSWSGCRNMLQPCDLLEERHNLPLLPNQY